Proteins encoded together in one Schumannella luteola window:
- a CDS encoding YhgE/Pip family protein, with amino-acid sequence MSRPDLTSSPFESDPARGRRRGRVALLVVAALVPVALTALFVSALGIGGVGGDGSDDSAGAKTSSAKNDSARIPAAIVNDDEMVTTTAADGTDTPVLAGRLLVTQLTDPDSDATAGIRWTVTNDSDAKKMLADGDVQAVLTIPKGFSKAVVSLSSGTPTVAPLKLRTDDAHSYLAGGIAGQVGDGLASALGTQLTEQYIQGLYASVGSLGTGLQQSADGAKKIADGAGTAKSGADQFAAGLAQYTTGVSQLSTGLGKLKTGASGLSSGVSQYTGGVTQLSQALTAANAQLQANPLDPTARATVDALTGQLAQLAAGGGQLASGASQLSSGVGQSATGAAQLARGGGSLNDGATGIAGGIAQLQTGAQQLSDGLADGAAKIPASDSTQAKNSSKVAASPVKVTVSRDHEVSAASQIVATTAIPLALWMGALVLLLVGPLLGRRLLASSAPVTRVAGALLSKPLVVALVQGATVAVLLHAALGVAWDRLGATLPLLLVTAVAFAALHGLLSARFGRAGGVISLVLLAIQLASTAGLWPVQALGQPFQTLSPYLPFSAAVSALQSAIAGGPTAPIAGALAVLVALAVLSLALTPLAVRARRRRAILALV; translated from the coding sequence ATGAGCCGGCCCGATCTCACCTCCTCGCCCTTCGAGAGCGACCCCGCCCGCGGACGCCGGCGCGGCCGCGTCGCGCTGCTCGTCGTCGCGGCCCTCGTGCCCGTCGCGCTGACCGCGCTCTTCGTCTCGGCGCTCGGCATCGGCGGGGTCGGGGGCGACGGGTCCGACGACTCCGCCGGCGCGAAGACCAGCAGCGCGAAGAACGACTCTGCGCGCATCCCCGCCGCGATCGTGAACGACGACGAGATGGTCACCACGACCGCCGCCGACGGCACCGACACCCCGGTGCTCGCCGGGCGCCTGCTCGTCACGCAGCTGACCGACCCCGACTCGGATGCGACGGCCGGCATCCGCTGGACCGTCACCAACGACAGCGACGCGAAGAAGATGCTCGCCGACGGCGACGTGCAGGCCGTGCTGACCATCCCGAAGGGCTTCTCGAAGGCCGTCGTGTCGCTCTCGAGCGGCACCCCGACGGTCGCACCGCTGAAGCTGCGCACCGACGACGCGCACTCGTACCTCGCCGGCGGCATCGCCGGGCAGGTCGGCGACGGGCTCGCCTCGGCGCTCGGCACCCAGCTGACCGAGCAGTACATCCAGGGCCTCTACGCGAGCGTCGGCTCGCTCGGCACCGGGCTTCAGCAGTCGGCCGACGGCGCGAAGAAGATCGCCGACGGCGCCGGAACCGCGAAGAGCGGCGCCGACCAGTTCGCCGCCGGACTCGCGCAGTACACGACCGGCGTGAGCCAGCTCTCGACCGGGCTCGGCAAGCTCAAGACCGGCGCCTCGGGCCTGTCGTCGGGTGTCAGCCAGTACACCGGCGGCGTCACGCAGCTGTCGCAGGCGCTCACCGCGGCGAACGCGCAGCTGCAGGCGAACCCGCTCGACCCGACCGCGCGGGCGACCGTGGATGCGCTCACCGGCCAGCTCGCTCAGCTCGCCGCCGGCGGCGGCCAGCTCGCGAGCGGCGCATCCCAGCTCTCGTCCGGCGTCGGCCAGAGCGCCACCGGGGCGGCGCAGCTCGCCCGCGGCGGCGGCTCGCTGAACGACGGCGCCACCGGCATCGCGGGCGGCATCGCCCAGCTGCAGACCGGGGCGCAGCAGCTCAGCGACGGGCTCGCCGACGGCGCCGCGAAGATCCCCGCGAGCGACTCGACGCAGGCGAAGAACAGCTCGAAGGTCGCTGCCAGCCCGGTGAAGGTCACCGTCTCGCGCGACCACGAGGTCAGCGCGGCCTCACAGATCGTCGCGACCACGGCCATCCCGCTCGCGCTCTGGATGGGCGCGCTGGTTCTGCTGCTCGTCGGCCCGCTCCTCGGCCGCCGACTGCTCGCCAGCTCGGCCCCGGTCACCCGCGTCGCCGGCGCGCTGCTGTCGAAGCCGCTCGTCGTCGCGCTCGTGCAGGGCGCGACCGTCGCGGTGCTGCTGCACGCGGCACTCGGCGTGGCGTGGGATCGCCTCGGCGCGACCCTGCCGCTGCTGCTCGTGACCGCGGTCGCCTTCGCGGCGCTGCACGGCCTGCTGTCGGCGCGCTTCGGCCGCGCGGGCGGCGTGATCTCGCTCGTGCTGCTCGCCATCCAGCTCGCCTCGACCGCCGGACTCTGGCCGGTGCAGGCGCTCGGCCAGCCGTTCCAGACGCTCAGCCCGTACCTGCCGTTCAGTGCGGCCGTGTCGGCGCTGCAGTCGGCGATCGCCGGCGGCCCGACCGCCCCGATCGCCGGTGCCCTCGCCGTGCTCGTCGCCCTCGCGGTGCTGTCGCTCGCCCTCACGCCCCTGGCCGTGCGCGCCCGACGCCGCCGCGCGATCCTCGCCCTGGTGTAG
- a CDS encoding APC family permease codes for MIVSAPAATQSGPTLKRSLGLFAIVGLGLGYMTPTVVFDTFGIVSKQTNGAVPSSYVIALVIMLLTAISYGKMVRVFPSAGSAFTYVRESIHPNIGFMVGWSSLLDYLLLPMVNALIIRLYVEQLWPDFPAWLTVVIYAVVATGIIAYSMRSTSNVNMVLLVAALVVMIVFVVIVVGQLTNGEGAGTIVSSTPFSHDGVSLGPLLTGATVVCFSFIGFDAVTMYTEEAKSTKIMPKAILLTVLLGGLIFLVASYFTQLRFPDNEPFGEFTDDPLPQIGLIVGGPVFQAFFVGAGFVAAVASGLASHASVARMLLVMGRNNVLPKAVFGRVSARTHTPIFNVVLVGVVCLLAISLDLELVSAFINFGALIAFTAVNLSVIFHFAIRKKQVEGARQVFTNIVLPGIAMVLTGILWTQLHADALIAGVIWAAIGFIWLLIITRGFRRQPQGFDENQPVTGFNKLAIEDDEDQPAKG; via the coding sequence CTGATAGTGAGCGCACCCGCAGCCACGCAGTCCGGCCCCACCCTGAAACGGAGCCTCGGGCTCTTCGCGATCGTCGGGCTCGGCCTCGGCTACATGACCCCGACCGTCGTCTTCGACACTTTCGGCATCGTGTCGAAGCAGACGAACGGCGCCGTGCCCTCGTCGTACGTGATCGCGCTCGTGATCATGCTGCTGACGGCGATCAGCTACGGGAAGATGGTGCGGGTCTTCCCCAGCGCCGGCTCGGCCTTCACCTACGTGCGGGAGTCGATCCACCCGAACATCGGCTTCATGGTCGGCTGGTCGTCGCTGCTCGACTACCTGCTGCTGCCCATGGTGAACGCGCTCATCATCCGCCTCTACGTCGAGCAGCTCTGGCCCGACTTCCCCGCCTGGCTGACGGTCGTGATCTACGCCGTCGTCGCGACCGGGATCATCGCCTACTCGATGCGCAGCACGTCGAACGTCAACATGGTGCTGCTCGTCGCCGCGCTCGTCGTGATGATCGTGTTCGTCGTGATCGTGGTCGGACAGCTCACGAACGGCGAGGGCGCCGGCACCATCGTGAGCTCGACGCCGTTCTCGCACGACGGCGTCTCGCTCGGACCGCTGCTCACCGGAGCCACCGTCGTGTGCTTCTCGTTCATCGGATTCGACGCGGTGACGATGTACACCGAAGAGGCGAAGAGCACCAAGATCATGCCGAAGGCGATCTTGCTGACGGTGCTGCTCGGCGGCCTCATCTTCCTGGTGGCGTCGTACTTCACGCAGCTGCGCTTCCCCGACAACGAGCCCTTCGGCGAGTTCACCGACGACCCGCTGCCGCAGATCGGACTCATCGTCGGCGGCCCGGTCTTCCAGGCGTTCTTCGTGGGCGCCGGCTTCGTCGCGGCCGTCGCATCCGGCCTCGCCTCGCACGCGAGCGTCGCCCGCATGCTGCTCGTGATGGGCCGCAACAACGTGCTGCCGAAGGCCGTCTTCGGCCGGGTCAGCGCGCGCACGCACACCCCCATCTTCAACGTCGTGCTCGTCGGCGTGGTCTGCCTGCTCGCGATCAGCCTCGACCTCGAGCTCGTCTCGGCGTTCATCAACTTCGGCGCCCTGATCGCCTTCACCGCGGTCAACCTGTCGGTGATCTTCCACTTCGCGATCCGCAAGAAGCAGGTCGAGGGGGCACGCCAGGTGTTCACCAACATCGTGCTGCCGGGGATCGCGATGGTGCTCACCGGCATCCTCTGGACGCAGCTGCACGCCGACGCGCTCATCGCCGGCGTGATCTGGGCGGCGATCGGCTTCATCTGGCTGCTCATCATCACGCGCGGCTTCCGCCGCCAGCCGCAGGGCTTCGACGAGAACCAGCCCGTGACCGGATTCAACAAGCTGGCGATCGAGGATGACGAGGATCAGCCCGCGAAGGGGTAG
- a CDS encoding SDR family NAD(P)-dependent oxidoreductase, with protein MDISDYKIIVTGGASGMGAATVRTYVAAGADVVSMDVSEEAGRRVAADATENGPGTATFMTVDISDKESVDSAFDQAVIKLGGLDAVAHPAAIQRSGDAANVTVADWDAMFAVDVRGTMLVNQAAYRHMAPQRRGSIINFGSISGLRPEPVAPAYSAAKGAVHSWTRTAAAAWGNDGVRVNAILPAIATPMYDAAIARLDEAGRTANFWQNEQSIALGQKYGDPDRDLGPVMVFLASESSRFITGQLLPVDGGQASVR; from the coding sequence GTGGATATCAGCGACTACAAGATCATCGTCACGGGCGGCGCGAGCGGCATGGGCGCGGCGACCGTGCGCACCTACGTCGCGGCGGGCGCCGACGTCGTCAGCATGGATGTGAGCGAGGAGGCAGGCCGTCGGGTCGCCGCCGACGCGACCGAGAACGGCCCCGGAACCGCCACGTTCATGACGGTCGACATCTCCGACAAGGAGTCCGTCGACAGCGCCTTCGACCAGGCCGTCATCAAGCTCGGCGGCCTCGACGCCGTCGCGCACCCCGCCGCCATCCAGCGCTCCGGCGACGCCGCGAACGTCACCGTCGCCGACTGGGATGCGATGTTCGCGGTGGATGTGCGCGGCACCATGCTCGTCAACCAGGCCGCCTACCGCCATATGGCTCCGCAGCGACGCGGCTCGATCATCAACTTCGGCTCCATCTCGGGCCTGCGCCCCGAGCCGGTCGCCCCCGCCTACTCGGCCGCCAAGGGAGCCGTGCACTCGTGGACGCGCACCGCCGCGGCCGCCTGGGGCAATGACGGCGTGCGCGTCAACGCGATCCTGCCCGCGATCGCGACCCCGATGTACGACGCCGCGATCGCCCGCCTCGACGAGGCCGGCCGCACCGCGAACTTCTGGCAGAACGAGCAGTCGATCGCCCTCGGCCAGAAGTACGGCGACCCGGACCGCGACCTCGGCCCGGTCATGGTCTTCCTCGCCAGCGAATCGTCGCGCTTCATCACCGGCCAGCTGCTGCCCGTCGACGGCGGCCAGGCCTCGGTGCGCTAA
- a CDS encoding TetR/AcrR family transcriptional regulator: protein MTTALELQTIALREFTSAGYAGTSIQRIADLAGVSKAAVLYHFASKEELLTAAIEPALDEIEIVLQRLHGAGDQGDDEGVRAFVTEFVDFLLRRPLEVHLFINQSRSLRDIPAIARAEGFMTGIAQYCQQRLDDPEDRVRVAIALAGSAYAIAASRDYGPFDGDAAAASATGSASDGATDASAVLINPTGFEGEAVRTSLIQVMTEILAPTPIARRS, encoded by the coding sequence GTGACCACCGCCCTCGAACTGCAGACCATCGCGCTGCGCGAGTTCACCTCCGCCGGATACGCGGGCACCAGCATCCAGCGCATCGCCGATCTGGCGGGCGTCTCGAAGGCCGCCGTGCTCTACCACTTCGCGTCGAAGGAGGAGCTGCTGACCGCCGCGATCGAGCCGGCGCTCGACGAGATCGAGATCGTGCTGCAACGGCTGCACGGCGCCGGCGACCAGGGCGACGACGAGGGCGTGCGCGCGTTCGTCACCGAGTTCGTCGACTTCCTGCTGCGGCGTCCGCTCGAGGTGCACCTCTTCATCAACCAGTCGCGCTCGCTGCGCGACATCCCCGCGATCGCCCGTGCCGAGGGATTCATGACCGGCATCGCCCAGTACTGCCAGCAGCGGCTCGACGATCCCGAAGACCGCGTGCGCGTCGCGATCGCGCTCGCCGGCTCGGCCTACGCGATCGCCGCCTCGCGCGACTACGGGCCGTTCGACGGGGATGCGGCCGCGGCCTCTGCGACCGGCTCCGCATCCGACGGCGCGACCGATGCATCCGCCGTGCTCATCAACCCCACCGGCTTCGAGGGTGAAGCCGTGCGCACCTCGCTCATCCAGGTGATGACCGAGATCCTCGCCCCCACCCCGATCGCCCGACGGAGCTGA
- a CDS encoding TetR/AcrR family transcriptional regulator yields MTTPASRASRSGSDAADRAEPRALRTRIAVLDVVREAFGEMALGELTVAEICRRAGIHRVTFYGHWKDVDAAAADALTEVIDGISAIDEQAIADAADTRSLAALYEDAQHELLVEFADHRDAYRQMAESPLFGRKLREKLGHRAELAIAALVRTGVEVPGVASGIAAAQLSGGITAATLLWLRSDAPDAPADLAATAAELNAQLPVWWPRG; encoded by the coding sequence GTGACGACCCCCGCCTCCCGCGCCTCCCGCTCCGGCAGCGACGCCGCCGACCGCGCCGAGCCGCGCGCCCTGCGCACGCGCATCGCCGTGCTCGACGTCGTGCGCGAGGCCTTCGGCGAGATGGCGCTCGGCGAGCTGACGGTCGCCGAGATCTGCCGCCGCGCCGGCATCCACCGCGTCACTTTCTACGGCCACTGGAAAGACGTGGATGCGGCGGCCGCCGACGCGCTCACCGAGGTGATCGACGGCATCAGCGCGATCGACGAGCAGGCCATCGCCGACGCGGCCGACACCCGCTCGCTCGCGGCCCTCTACGAGGATGCCCAGCACGAGCTGCTCGTCGAGTTCGCCGACCACCGCGACGCCTACCGGCAGATGGCCGAGTCGCCGCTGTTCGGGCGCAAGCTGCGCGAGAAGCTCGGGCACCGCGCCGAGCTCGCGATCGCCGCGCTCGTGCGCACCGGCGTCGAGGTGCCCGGCGTCGCGTCGGGCATCGCCGCCGCGCAGCTCTCCGGCGGCATCACCGCGGCGACGCTGCTCTGGCTGCGCTCGGATGCGCCGGACGCTCCCGCCGACCTCGCCGCGACCGCCGCCGAGCTCAACGCCCAGCTGCCCGTGTGGTGGCCGCGCGGCTGA
- a CDS encoding NUDIX domain-containing protein, with product MTLGIDEPDARGRTGLDQVGRDLAGNPDVVVRDVELIASAWHVLRRTTLEVRDADGSWSTQTRETYDRGDGATILLYDAERRTVLLTRQFRYPAYVNAHPDGLLLEAPAGLLDDDGPEDAIRREAEEETGHAVGAPQALWSIYMSPGSVTERVHFFAAPYSAATRVSAGGGVAEEGERIDLVELDIDDALAQIGTGILDAKTIMLLQWAVLSGPFAR from the coding sequence ATGACCCTCGGCATCGACGAACCCGACGCCCGCGGCCGCACCGGCCTCGACCAGGTCGGCCGCGACCTCGCCGGCAATCCGGACGTCGTCGTGCGCGACGTCGAGCTGATCGCGAGCGCCTGGCACGTGCTGCGGCGCACCACCCTCGAGGTGCGCGACGCCGACGGCAGCTGGAGCACGCAGACCCGCGAGACCTACGACCGCGGCGACGGCGCCACGATCCTGCTCTACGACGCCGAACGGCGCACCGTGCTGCTGACGCGGCAGTTCCGCTACCCCGCCTATGTCAACGCGCATCCCGACGGCCTGCTGCTCGAGGCGCCGGCCGGACTGCTCGACGACGACGGACCCGAGGATGCGATCCGCCGCGAAGCCGAGGAGGAGACCGGCCACGCCGTCGGCGCCCCGCAGGCGCTCTGGTCGATCTACATGAGCCCCGGATCGGTGACCGAGCGGGTGCACTTCTTCGCCGCGCCCTACTCGGCCGCGACCCGCGTCTCAGCAGGTGGCGGGGTCGCCGAGGAGGGCGAGCGCATCGATCTGGTCGAGCTCGACATCGACGACGCACTCGCGCAGATCGGCACCGGCATCCTCGACGCGAAGACGATCATGCTGCTGCAGTGGGCGGTGCTGTCGGGGCCGTTCGCGCGCTGA
- a CDS encoding GntR family transcriptional regulator, with amino-acid sequence MPIPSDATATSAQRHLLRDVVLERLRDAIMDGTLQPGESLNDKELQSWLGVSRTPIRDAINELARRGLIEMEPNRFTRVASPTAADAIDAMHALGAIYGGGVRLGTLNLDDADVKQIEKDIKRIRTGIVKRDVETLRSLVFPTFDLFVRRSNSPLLIKFIGESVDGLAFRVRVERVMDLVDVDQVSADYAELAEAAHARDAIGAELATERIFQLPSA; translated from the coding sequence ATGCCGATCCCCAGCGACGCCACCGCCACGTCCGCCCAGCGCCATCTGCTGCGCGACGTCGTGCTCGAGCGCCTGCGCGACGCGATCATGGACGGCACCCTGCAGCCCGGCGAATCGCTCAACGACAAGGAGCTGCAGTCGTGGCTCGGCGTCTCGCGCACGCCCATCCGCGACGCCATCAACGAGCTCGCCCGCCGGGGACTGATCGAGATGGAGCCCAACCGCTTCACCCGCGTCGCCAGCCCGACCGCGGCCGACGCGATCGACGCGATGCACGCGCTCGGCGCGATCTACGGCGGCGGTGTGCGCCTCGGCACGCTCAATCTCGACGACGCCGACGTCAAGCAGATCGAGAAGGACATCAAGCGCATCCGCACCGGCATCGTGAAACGGGATGTGGAGACGCTGCGGTCGCTGGTGTTCCCGACCTTCGACCTCTTCGTGCGTCGCTCGAACAGCCCGCTGCTGATCAAGTTCATCGGCGAGAGCGTCGATGGGCTCGCCTTCCGGGTGCGGGTCGAGCGGGTCATGGATCTCGTCGACGTCGACCAGGTCTCGGCCGACTACGCGGAGCTCGCCGAGGCCGCACACGCTCGCGACGCGATCGGCGCCGAGCTCGCGACCGAGCGCATCTTCCAACTGCCGAGCGCCTGA
- a CDS encoding MMPL family transporter: MATLLYRLGRASYRRPLLVLVIWLLVMGGALGAGLGLGGKTDESFSIPGTEAQNAIDRLDAVFPQAGGASGQAVVSDADGLESGAAKTAVEDLAKQLGEVKGIAQAVSPFSEYASGAISDDGTTALIQLQFDGPQAEIEKSTLTKLIDLGDAAKSDGLTVDFGGQAFQDQTVSISPTEGLGVLFAAVVLFVTFGSFLAAGLPLLTAFAGLGVSMGGILTVAAFAPVSSAGPMLGLMIGLAVGIDYALFIVSRHRQQLARGMDPEESAATAVATAGSAVVFAGLTVVIALAGLLVVGIPFLAVMGIGAAAAVVTAMLAALTLLPAILGFAKGRLAPKPGSRTALRLIGDPADHAHHGAHESAAPADAVSASGTEGAHAASDPAADDASADTKPARAPRRPLGERWVRLVTKVPALAIVLVVGILGTAAIPAADLQLALPNAGHDPKDTTSRQAYDTVTEKFGAGKNGPLVVVLDITQTNDPINDLKKIGDRLAKVKGVDSVGTGVPNQTVDTGIIQLTPTTGPDDKRTSELVQRLRDLAPEIEKKYGMPMQVSGATAVQIDVSNRLDSALLPFGILVVGLSVVLLAIVFRSIVVPLKAAAGFLLSVLAAFGVVVAVFQWGWGAELLHAEPGPILSFMPVLLMAILFGLAMDYEVFLVSGMREDYVHGSVGKPDAERKQIAKRAVVTGFRGAARVVTAAALIMFFVFAAFVPEGMGVIKVIALGLAVGIAVDAFLIRMTLVPAIMAIAHRHAWYLPKWLDRILPDVDIEGASLAVHRADARWAEGREWAIELDALVAAPASQPEAGRDVVTASTDLSDHGEHAGDRPVTPPVSLTVPRGGIAVVAGEDARRRLLAATVAGRVPAVAGRALVAGRTLPTEAADVARRVALGDLAAARLEANATVGELIGDRIALAPRRRGAGSVRRRTADAIARLGAAGTTVHDADRLSGLDPEQRADVLAAAALAEGTPVVLLDVGDLDDAAATRVALVAATLADPDTTLVLGVRPGIRLALLGRTARPVVELDLSSEGALR, from the coding sequence ATGGCCACCCTGCTCTACCGCCTCGGCCGCGCCTCGTACCGGCGCCCGCTGCTGGTGCTCGTCATCTGGCTGCTCGTCATGGGCGGCGCGCTCGGCGCCGGCCTCGGCCTCGGCGGCAAGACCGACGAGTCGTTCTCGATCCCCGGAACCGAGGCGCAGAACGCGATCGACCGACTGGATGCGGTGTTCCCCCAGGCGGGCGGCGCGAGCGGCCAGGCGGTCGTCTCCGACGCCGACGGGCTCGAGTCGGGCGCCGCGAAGACCGCCGTCGAGGATCTCGCGAAGCAGCTCGGCGAGGTGAAGGGCATCGCGCAGGCCGTGAGCCCCTTCAGCGAGTACGCCTCGGGTGCGATCAGCGACGACGGCACGACGGCGCTCATCCAGCTGCAGTTCGACGGGCCGCAGGCCGAGATCGAGAAGTCGACCCTGACGAAGCTGATCGACCTCGGGGATGCGGCGAAGAGCGACGGGCTCACGGTCGACTTCGGCGGCCAGGCCTTCCAGGACCAGACCGTGTCGATCAGCCCGACCGAGGGCCTCGGCGTGCTGTTCGCGGCGGTCGTGCTGTTCGTGACCTTCGGCTCGTTCCTCGCCGCGGGGCTGCCGCTGCTCACCGCCTTCGCCGGGCTCGGCGTCTCGATGGGCGGCATCCTCACGGTCGCGGCGTTCGCGCCCGTGTCGAGCGCGGGCCCGATGCTCGGGCTCATGATCGGCCTCGCGGTCGGCATCGACTACGCGCTGTTCATCGTGTCGCGGCATCGGCAGCAGCTGGCGCGCGGCATGGATCCGGAGGAGTCGGCGGCGACCGCCGTCGCCACGGCGGGCAGCGCTGTCGTCTTCGCGGGCCTCACCGTCGTGATCGCGCTCGCCGGCCTGCTCGTGGTCGGCATCCCCTTCCTCGCGGTCATGGGCATCGGCGCCGCGGCGGCGGTCGTCACGGCGATGCTCGCGGCGCTCACGCTGCTGCCGGCCATCCTCGGCTTCGCGAAGGGGCGGCTCGCCCCGAAGCCGGGCTCGCGCACGGCGCTGCGGCTCATCGGCGACCCGGCCGACCACGCGCACCACGGGGCCCACGAGAGTGCGGCTCCGGCGGATGCGGTGAGCGCGTCCGGTACGGAGGGGGCGCACGCCGCGTCAGACCCGGCGGCCGACGACGCATCCGCCGACACGAAGCCCGCCCGCGCCCCGCGCCGCCCGCTCGGCGAGCGCTGGGTGCGCTTGGTGACGAAGGTGCCCGCGCTCGCGATCGTGCTGGTCGTCGGCATCCTCGGCACCGCCGCGATCCCCGCCGCCGACCTGCAGCTCGCACTGCCGAACGCCGGGCACGATCCGAAGGACACGACGTCGCGTCAGGCCTACGACACCGTCACCGAGAAGTTCGGCGCCGGCAAGAACGGCCCGCTCGTGGTCGTGCTCGACATCACCCAGACGAACGACCCGATCAACGACCTGAAGAAGATCGGCGACCGCCTGGCGAAGGTGAAGGGCGTCGACAGCGTCGGCACCGGGGTGCCGAACCAGACCGTCGACACCGGCATCATCCAGCTCACCCCGACCACCGGGCCCGACGACAAGCGCACCTCCGAGCTCGTGCAGCGCCTGCGCGATCTCGCCCCCGAGATCGAGAAGAAGTACGGCATGCCGATGCAGGTCAGCGGGGCGACCGCGGTTCAGATCGACGTCTCGAACCGGCTCGACAGCGCGCTGCTGCCCTTCGGCATCCTCGTGGTCGGACTCTCGGTCGTGCTGCTGGCGATCGTGTTCCGCTCGATCGTCGTGCCGCTGAAGGCCGCTGCCGGGTTCCTGCTCTCGGTGCTCGCCGCGTTCGGCGTGGTCGTGGCCGTCTTCCAGTGGGGATGGGGCGCCGAGCTGCTGCACGCCGAGCCGGGGCCGATCCTCAGCTTCATGCCGGTGCTGCTCATGGCGATCCTGTTCGGGCTCGCGATGGACTACGAGGTGTTCCTCGTCTCGGGCATGCGCGAGGACTACGTGCACGGCTCGGTCGGCAAGCCGGATGCTGAGCGCAAGCAGATCGCGAAGCGCGCCGTCGTCACCGGGTTCCGCGGCGCCGCCCGCGTGGTGACGGCCGCGGCGCTCATCATGTTCTTCGTCTTCGCGGCCTTCGTGCCCGAGGGGATGGGCGTGATCAAGGTCATCGCGCTGGGGCTCGCGGTCGGCATCGCCGTCGACGCCTTCCTCATCCGCATGACGCTCGTGCCGGCGATCATGGCGATCGCGCACCGGCACGCCTGGTACCTGCCGAAGTGGCTCGACCGCATCCTGCCCGACGTCGACATCGAGGGTGCGAGCCTGGCCGTGCACCGCGCCGACGCCCGCTGGGCCGAGGGCCGGGAGTGGGCGATCGAGCTGGATGCGCTGGTCGCCGCCCCGGCGTCGCAGCCGGAGGCCGGGCGCGACGTCGTCACCGCGAGCACCGATCTGAGCGATCACGGCGAGCACGCCGGCGACCGCCCGGTGACGCCGCCGGTGTCGCTGACGGTGCCGCGCGGCGGGATCGCCGTCGTCGCGGGCGAGGATGCGCGGCGTCGCCTGCTCGCCGCGACCGTCGCCGGACGCGTGCCGGCCGTCGCGGGCCGCGCGCTCGTGGCCGGCAGGACCCTGCCGACCGAGGCCGCCGACGTCGCCCGCCGCGTCGCGCTCGGCGATCTCGCGGCCGCCCGGCTCGAGGCCAACGCGACCGTCGGCGAGCTGATCGGCGACCGCATCGCGCTCGCCCCGCGTCGCCGTGGCGCCGGCTCGGTGCGCCGCCGCACGGCCGACGCCATCGCCCGCCTCGGCGCCGCCGGCACGACCGTGCACGACGCCGACCGGCTCAGCGGGCTCGACCCCGAGCAGCGGGCCGACGTGCTCGCCGCCGCCGCGCTCGCCGAGGGCACGCCGGTCGTGCTGCTCGACGTGGGCGACCTCGACGACGCCGCGGCCACCCGGGTCGCGCTCGTCGCGGCGACCCTCGCCGACCCCGACACGACGCTCGTGCTCGGCGTGCGGCCCGGCATCCGCCTCGCCCTGCTCGGGCGCACCGCACGACCCGTCGTCGAACTCGATCTCAGCTCGGAAGGAGCCCTGCGATGA
- a CDS encoding glycerol dehydrogenase: MADALPVRTIISPARYVQGRGAIARLGDFLAPIGSQPLLVTDDVVWGFLGHDVEASLQAAGLPIDREKFGGVPTAKEIDRLVQVINDRSADVVVAVGGGSTIDAVKAAGFLAGIRWVTVPSVASTDAPTSALSVVYTEAGEFEEYRFFPRNPDLVLVDTQVVANAPAAFLAAGVGDALATWLEARATAASGSNTMAGGIPTQAGTALARLSWDVLWEYALPALDAVRIHQVTPAVEKVVEANTLLSGLGFESGGLAAAHAIHNGLTAVPQTHGLAHGQKVNIGSLTQLVLEGAPTSEIRDFVEFTTRVGLPTTLTEVGLKPEDADELAAIAAAATVEGETIHAMPFAVSPGELVSALASIEGFSRRVRAEAGLPEPVEFHAKH, from the coding sequence ATGGCCGACGCGCTGCCCGTGCGCACCATCATCAGCCCCGCCCGCTACGTGCAGGGTCGGGGCGCCATCGCCCGACTCGGCGACTTCCTCGCGCCGATCGGATCGCAGCCGCTTCTCGTGACCGACGACGTCGTCTGGGGCTTCCTCGGCCACGACGTCGAGGCGTCGCTGCAGGCCGCGGGGCTGCCGATCGATCGCGAGAAGTTCGGCGGCGTGCCGACGGCCAAGGAGATCGACCGCCTCGTGCAGGTCATCAACGACCGGAGCGCGGATGTGGTGGTCGCCGTCGGCGGCGGCAGCACGATCGACGCGGTCAAGGCCGCCGGCTTCCTCGCCGGCATCCGCTGGGTCACCGTGCCCTCGGTCGCCTCGACGGATGCGCCCACCTCGGCCCTCTCGGTCGTCTACACCGAGGCCGGCGAGTTCGAGGAGTACCGCTTCTTCCCGCGCAACCCCGACCTCGTGCTCGTCGACACGCAGGTCGTCGCGAACGCCCCCGCGGCCTTCCTCGCGGCGGGCGTCGGCGACGCGCTCGCGACCTGGCTCGAGGCGCGCGCGACCGCCGCCTCCGGCTCGAACACGATGGCCGGCGGCATCCCGACCCAGGCCGGCACGGCGCTCGCCCGCCTCAGCTGGGACGTGCTGTGGGAGTACGCGCTGCCCGCGCTCGACGCGGTGCGCATCCACCAGGTCACGCCCGCCGTCGAGAAGGTCGTCGAGGCGAACACCCTGCTCTCGGGCCTCGGTTTCGAGTCGGGCGGACTCGCGGCCGCTCACGCGATCCACAACGGACTCACCGCCGTGCCGCAGACGCACGGCCTCGCGCACGGCCAGAAGGTGAACATCGGCTCGCTCACCCAGCTCGTGCTCGAGGGCGCGCCGACGAGCGAGATCCGTGACTTCGTCGAGTTCACGACGCGCGTCGGCCTGCCGACCACGCTGACCGAAGTGGGGCTGAAGCCCGAGGATGCGGATGAGCTCGCCGCGATCGCCGCCGCCGCGACCGTCGAGGGCGAGACCATCCACGCCATGCCGTTCGCGGTGAGCCCCGGCGAGCTGGTCAGCGCGCTCGCGTCGATCGAGGGCTTCAGTCGCCGCGTGCGCGCCGAGGCCGGGCTGCCCGAGCCGGTGGAGTTCCACGCGAAGCACTGA